GCATCCAGCAGCAGCAGCACGAGCGGCGTCACATGAGTGTCCGCGCAGGCGCGATCGACGAGCAGGGTCTCGGCCGAACCGCAGACGCCCGTCCGCCGCATCTTGGCGTTCAGCACGACCCTCTTGGCCATCTCCAGATCGGCCTTCCCATGCACGAACACATGGTTGAGACCTTCAAGATGCGCGAAGACCGGCACGCGCGCCTCCTCCTGAACCCGGGCCACGAGGCTCTTGCCCCCGCGCGGCACGATCACGTCGAGATTCCCGTCGAGGCCCGCCAGCATGGCCCCTACGGCGGCGCGGTCGCGCGTGGGAACGAGGCGAATGGCGTCGGCGGGCAGCCCTGCCTTTTCCAGGCCCTGGCTCATGGCGTCCGCGATGGAAAGCGCGCTGCGGAAGCTGTCGGAGCCGGTGCGCAGGATGGCGGCATTGCCCGCCTTGAGGCACAGGGCGCCCGCATCCGCCGTCACATTCGGGCGGCTCTCGAAGATCACGCCGATGACGCCGAGCGGCGTCGCGACGCGCTCGATCCTCAGGCCGTTGGGACGCTCGAACTGCGCCAGAAGGCGGCCGACGGGGTCGGGCAGTTCGGCGATACTCTCCACGGCGGCCGCGATGGCTTCGAGGCGCTCCGGGTTGAGGACGAGACGATCGATGAAGGCCGGCGTCTGCCCCTTGGCCCGGGCCTCGGCCAGATCCTCGGCATTGGCTGCAAGGATGGCGGATTCCCGCGCCCGAATGCTGGCCGCCATGGCGTGCAGGGCCGCATTCTTCTCGTCGTTCGAGGCCAGGGCGATGCTGCGGGCGGCCCGGCGGGCGCGGCGCCCGAGATCGGCCATGAGCGACGGGACGTCCGGATTTCCAACCGAAGCCGCACCTGATGTGTCGAGGTGTTCGACAAGCGGCTTCCCGCTCAAGGCTCGCGTATCGTCCATGTCCAAGTCCCAGCCCTCCAATCCGCGGAGGGAAACCTAGAGCCTATTGCATTCTGACGGGATCAGAATGCTTGCTCTATCTCTTTGATGAAGCATCGTTCGTCGCGAAGAACCGGGTCCACTTTTTCGCACGATGCGCCGGCACTATAAATCCTGGCACGGACCTTTCTACCCTACGACCTTAAAGATCAAGGACTTCCTTTCCTAGGACACCGGCTGCCCAGAGCCTGTTGAGAATCCTGAGCGCCGATCAGTCGCTGAGCGCCATGTCGTCCCGGTGAACCATCTCGGCGCGGCCGGCATAGCCGAGGATCGCCTCGATCTCGCGGCTCGGGCGACCGATGATGCGCGAGGCCTCCTCGGCGTCGTAGGCGACGAGGCCGCGTCCGAGGACACGGCTCTCGTCACGGATCGTGACCGCATCGCCCCGATGGAACGTGCCCTCGATGCGGCGGACGCCGACCGGAAGGAGACTTGCGCCGCCCTTCAGAGCGCGCGCCGCTCCCTCATCGACGATGATCGTCCCGCGTGGCTCGAGCGCGCCGGCGATCCACGTCTTGCGCGCGGTCGCGGGATTGGATGGCGAGAGAAACCAGGTGCAGAGCCCGCCCTCGGTGATGCGCTTCAAAGGATTTTTCGCGCGCCCGTCCGCGATGATCATGTGCGTGCCGCCGGACGTGGCGATCTTGCCCGCTTCGATCTTGGTGCGCATGCCTCCGCGCGACAGCTCGGACGCCGCGCCTCCCGCCATGGCTTCGATGGCCGGCGTGATTCGCTGGACGACGGGAATATGCTGCGCATCGGGATCGGATGCGGGCGGCGCCGTGTAGAGCCCGTCGATATCCGAGAAGAGCACCAGAAGATCCGCGCCGATCATGGTGGCCACGCGAGCCGCCAGACGATCGTTGTCGCCATAGCGAATCTCGGACGTCGCCACCGTATCGTTCTCGTTGATCACCGGGACGGCGCGTAGTTCGAGCAGCTTCAGCGTCGTCGCGCGCGCATTAAGATAGCGCCGCCGCTCCTCCGTGTCGGAGAGCGTCACCAGGATCTGGCCTGCGGTGATGCCGTGGTGCGCCAGAACCTCCGACCAGGTGCGCGCGAGTGCGATCTGGCCGACGGCCGCGGCTGCCTGGCTCTCCTCGAGCCTCAAGGGGCCGGACGGCAGCCCCAGAACCGTGCGTCCCATGGCGATCGCGCCGGAGGAGACGACGAGAACATCCGCGCCTTTGGCATGGAGGTCGGCGATATCCTCGGCGAGCGCTGCCAGCCATGCATGATTGAGGCGGCCCCGCGCGCGATCCACCAGGAGCGCAGAGCCGACTTTCAGAACGACGCGGCGAAACTGGCCGATCTGGGGGCTCACGGACGCCACTCTTCTTCGGTTGCGACGGTCTCTTCCTCCGCCTTCGCCTCGTCGATGACTGTCAAAAGCGCCTGCAGAACCTCCTGCACGCCCTGGCCCGACGCGGAGGACATCACGAGAGGCGTGCGCTTGCAGGCCTTCTTCAGAACCTTGAGCTGCTCTTTCAGCGTGTCCTCGTCCAGAGCATCGGCTTTCGAGAGCGCGACGATCTCCGGCTTATCGGCAAGCCCGTGGCCATAGGCCTCGATCTCGTGACGGACGGTCTTGTAGGCCTCGCCCGCATTCTCGCTCGTGCCTTCGACGAGATGCAGCAGCACACGGCAGCGTTCCACATGGCTCAAGAAACGGTCGCCGAGACCGACGCCCTCCGAGGCTCCCTCGATCAGGCCCGGGATGTCCGCCAGCACGAACTCTCGCCCGTGGACGCGCACGACCCCGAGGCCCGGATGGAGCGTGGTGAACGGATAATCGGCAATCTTGGGCTTCGCTGCGGTGACGGCGGCCAGAAAGGTCGACTTGCCGGCATTGGGCAATCCGACGAGACCGGCATCGGCAATCAGTTTCAGACGCAGGATGAGCGTGTGCTCCACGCCCTCCTGGCCCGGATTGGCCCGGCGCGGCGCACGGTTGGTGGAGGTGGTGAAATAGGCATTGCCGAAGCCGCCGTTGCCGCCTTTGGCGAGCAGCACGCGCTGGCCCACATGAGTCATGTCGGCAATGACGGTTTCCCCGTCCTCTTCCAGGATTTCCGTACCGGCCGGCACTTTCAGCACCACATCGGCGCCCTTGGCGCCGGCGCGGTTCTTGCCCATGCCGTGGCCGCCGGTCTTGGCCTTGAAATGCTGCTGATAGCGGTAGTCGATGAGCGTGTTGAGCCCCTCTACACACTCCGCCCATACGTCGCCGCCGCGGCCGCCGTCACCGCCGTCCGGCCCGCCGAATTCGATGAATTTTTCACGGCGGAACGACACGGCGCCGGCACCGCCATTGCCTGAGCGAATATAGATTTTGGCTTGGTCGAGAAATTTCATAACCCGTATCCTTTACGGGACAACATGCCCATGAGCAACGCACACGCACGGGCAACGCGGTCAAAAGAGAAGCGCTCCCGAAACCATTCGGGAGCGCTTCGGTTGGTTCAGAGTTCGCCTAGAGCATCGGACCCAAAAGTGGAATCCACTTTTGGGATCGGATCCGATGCTCCAGCCTAGAAGAGCGCATCGTTTGAGCGGAAAACCGGATCCACTTTTCCGCACGATGCGCTAACTCGCCAGCGAGATGGAGCGGTCCAGCTCCACCTCGACGCAAGCGGGCTCGGGAATGAAGCCCGTATGGCTCCAGGTCTTCAGGCTTTCCCAGGTCCGCCGGTCGAGACGGAAATGGTCGACCGGGTAGAAGCCGCACCGGGCCGGCAGCTCGGACAGCCCCGCGCCCTGATAGGCGAAGCCACACTTTTCCAGCACGCGCCGCGAGGCCGGATTGATCACCCGGGCACAGGCCGTGACCTCGCTCCCATCGCCATAAGCGAAGAAGGCGTCGATCAAGGCCCGGGCCGCTTCGGTGCCATAGCCTTGCCCCCAGGACGGAATGCCGAGCCAATAGCCGAGGTTGGGCTTGGCGGTCTCGGGATCGGCCGTGATGGCGACCATCCCGATGAGGCTGTTCGGCTTGCCTTTGGGGGTGATCGCCAGCTGCAGGCCCTCGCCATTCGCGTTGGACCGCCTCGCCTCGAAGATGAATCTCTCGGCTTGGCCCGGATGGTACGGATGCGGAATTCGAGCCGTCATGTCCGCGACAGGTTTCTCACCGGCAAGGCGTACGACGGCTTGTGCATCCGCAAGGCGAGGCCAGCGCAGCCACAGGCGGCGGGTCTCGAGACGGAAAACATCGTCACGGGTGAGGTCGGGAAACATGATCTTGCTCCGATCCGAATGGGCCTCCCTGGCCCGGAAAACACGAAGGGGAGGTGGACATCCCACCTCCCCTGTCGGTTCTTGGATCTGAGCTTGGCCTTTTGGGCCTATTTCGGAGCTTCGATCCGCCGGGTCGGTGTGATGCCGGCGGGAGCTCCTTCGTTTTGCTCTCGCCGTTTACTCTGCGGCCTCTTGGGCCGGGACGACCGATACGAAAGCTCGGCCTTGACGCGTAAGGAATCGGACTCGGCCATTGGCCGTGGCAAAGAGGGTATGATCCTTGCCCATGCCAACGTTCGTGCCCGCGTGCCATTTCGTGCCGCGCTGACGAATAATGATGTTGCCGGCGACGACCTGTTGATCGCCGAACTTCTTGACGCCGAGACGACGGCCTTCGGAATCGCGACCGTTGCGAGACGAACCGCCTGCTTTTTTGTGAGCCATGGGTCTACTCCCGTGTTCCTGTCAGTTGCCTTGCGCTTATTCAGCGGTGGCCGGCGCAGCGTCGTCCGCCGC
This window of the Microvirga sp. TS319 genome carries:
- the obgE gene encoding GTPase ObgE; translated protein: MKFLDQAKIYIRSGNGGAGAVSFRREKFIEFGGPDGGDGGRGGDVWAECVEGLNTLIDYRYQQHFKAKTGGHGMGKNRAGAKGADVVLKVPAGTEILEEDGETVIADMTHVGQRVLLAKGGNGGFGNAYFTTSTNRAPRRANPGQEGVEHTLILRLKLIADAGLVGLPNAGKSTFLAAVTAAKPKIADYPFTTLHPGLGVVRVHGREFVLADIPGLIEGASEGVGLGDRFLSHVERCRVLLHLVEGTSENAGEAYKTVRHEIEAYGHGLADKPEIVALSKADALDEDTLKEQLKVLKKACKRTPLVMSSASGQGVQEVLQALLTVIDEAKAEEETVATEEEWRP
- a CDS encoding glutamate-5-semialdehyde dehydrogenase; translation: MADLGRRARRAARSIALASNDEKNAALHAMAASIRARESAILAANAEDLAEARAKGQTPAFIDRLVLNPERLEAIAAAVESIAELPDPVGRLLAQFERPNGLRIERVATPLGVIGVIFESRPNVTADAGALCLKAGNAAILRTGSDSFRSALSIADAMSQGLEKAGLPADAIRLVPTRDRAAVGAMLAGLDGNLDVIVPRGGKSLVARVQEEARVPVFAHLEGLNHVFVHGKADLEMAKRVVLNAKMRRTGVCGSAETLLVDRACADTHVTPLVLLLLDAGCAVRGDTATQAVDPRVTPATDEDWRTEYLDAVISVRVVDGLDEAIAHIETYGSHHTDSIVTDDAAAAERFLREVDSAIVLHNASTQFADGGEFGFGAEIGIATGRMHARGPVGVEQLTSFKYRIHGSGQTRP
- the proB gene encoding glutamate 5-kinase, producing MSPQIGQFRRVVLKVGSALLVDRARGRLNHAWLAALAEDIADLHAKGADVLVVSSGAIAMGRTVLGLPSGPLRLEESQAAAAVGQIALARTWSEVLAHHGITAGQILVTLSDTEERRRYLNARATTLKLLELRAVPVINENDTVATSEIRYGDNDRLAARVATMIGADLLVLFSDIDGLYTAPPASDPDAQHIPVVQRITPAIEAMAGGAASELSRGGMRTKIEAGKIATSGGTHMIIADGRAKNPLKRITEGGLCTWFLSPSNPATARKTWIAGALEPRGTIIVDEGAARALKGGASLLPVGVRRIEGTFHRGDAVTIRDESRVLGRGLVAYDAEEASRIIGRPSREIEAILGYAGRAEMVHRDDMALSD
- a CDS encoding GNAT family N-acetyltransferase, with the protein product MFPDLTRDDVFRLETRRLWLRWPRLADAQAVVRLAGEKPVADMTARIPHPYHPGQAERFIFEARRSNANGEGLQLAITPKGKPNSLIGMVAITADPETAKPNLGYWLGIPSWGQGYGTEAARALIDAFFAYGDGSEVTACARVINPASRRVLEKCGFAYQGAGLSELPARCGFYPVDHFRLDRRTWESLKTWSHTGFIPEPACVEVELDRSISLAS
- the rpmA gene encoding 50S ribosomal protein L27, with the translated sequence MAHKKAGGSSRNGRDSEGRRLGVKKFGDQQVVAGNIIIRQRGTKWHAGTNVGMGKDHTLFATANGRVRFLTRQGRAFVSVVPAQEAAE